A window from Schistosoma haematobium chromosome 3, whole genome shotgun sequence encodes these proteins:
- a CDS encoding hypothetical protein (EggNog:ENOG41COG2340~COG:S) has product MTLYSEFVQSPQIRAMSKQSPELFKQQRQQQSHITFNHSKHHKDKLDDTDSGFLSRATSIEKLSNNSVHDTISTVLSIDSLQSSVNEHDADKRQQSQRRSSSGQKLAKLLNVFTPCRNRIARRSRSFGDINKTLKSNHKFNWKFNTCSSQLKVVVPTNAPLVTSRTTLSICRKHDDILNESIQHDDNNININNNNDSPSSSSIFFNSNCSYSTQLDIFIAEPNQDLYEFRRRYPSQFLALVTNYLGFLVFTSDELDQIREILIKDAKQSQTTTLISSTTSTTTVKTDLATNKSEVNDNNNSSNSNNTNESNSKTQYTPRKMLSRLREQKQNVSKENEINHWYTVVNAILRFMLRNKNYKHRFIFRRPGNQSNVNNLEKILFHQHGLSSTSFSSSNSTSSNSLEKSNSAKQYESQFTTEMNNIDRILHEHDPSVIACLLARILRRQGIGLIPNPLRRLFIQLISSIKQNEIYQRRAIRLLFLLCPIRLVQQIIKPLFELMATVANEPDCEVDETSLAVLFSPIFFLDRSTTTPISLANPLPIHVLNLCVQLARDELKTNLSVTRLFQVPSLFLHDCTRNLILHQTSDSPALCCSLKYCVTMTPSPRSQGKKSNESLTKSDTSTMSTKSNNPIVSRLCCYFIFKVNLTAAFLAKRPRAHSPVCGNSKDCVTPLVKNVSQTLHGPTLDFRIRRTPTHTVLRNQNVNMIRSPVSAIYSHSNGKSSKSENQMIYL; this is encoded by the exons ATGACTCTCTATTCTGAATTTGTTCAGAGTCCACAAATTCGAGCTATGTCTAAACAATCACCAGAATTATTtaaacaacaacgacaacaacaatcTCATATCACATTTAATCACAGTAAACATCATAAAGATAAATTAGACGATACTGATTCGGGATTTTTAAGTAGAGCTACAAGTATtgaaaaattatcaaataatagTGTACATGATACAATTTCTACTGTACTTTCTATTGATTCATTACAGTCATCAGTTAATGAACATGATGCCGACAAACGACAACAATCACAACGCAGAAGTTCATCAGGACAAAAATTAGCTAAATTATTGAATGTTTTTACACCATGTCGAAATCGTATTGCACGACGGAGTAGATCATTTGGtgatataaataaaactttaaaatCTAATCATAAATTTAACTGGAAATTTAACACTTGTTCATCACAATTGAAG GTTGTTGTACCCACAAATGCTCCATTGGTGACATCACGTACCACATTATCAATTTGCAGAAAACATGATGATATATTAAATGAATCAATACaacatgatgataataatattaatattaacaataataatgattcacCATCATCCTCCTCCATATTTTTCAATTCCAATTGTTCTTATTCTACACAATTAGATATCTTCATTGCTGAACCAAATCAAGATTTGTATGAATTCCGTAGACGTTATCCATCGCAATTTTTAGCATTAGTTACAAATTATTTAGGCTTTTTAGTATTCACTTCAGATGAATTAGATCAAATTCGtgaaattttaataaaagatGCTAAACAATCACAAACTACAACGTtaatatcatcaacaacatcgacGACAACAGTTAAGACAGATTTGGCAACTAATAAGTCCGaagtcaatgataataataatagtagtaatagtaataatacaaaCGAAAGCAATAGTAAGACACAATATACACCAAGAAAAATGTTGAGTCGATTACgtgaacaaaaacaaaatg TTTCCAAAGAGAATGAAATTAATCATTGGTATACAGTGGTCAATGCAATTTTACGATTTATGCttagaaataaaaatt ACAAACATCGATTTATTTTTCGACGTCCTGGAAATCAATCAAATGtgaataatttagaaaaaattttatttcatcaacATGGACTCTCATCTACTTCATTTTCATCTTCCAACAGTACGTCATCaaattcattagaaaaatcCAATTCAGCTAAACAATATGAAAGTCAGTTTACAactgaaatgaataatattgatcGAATACTACATGAACATGATCCATCAGTAATTGCTTGTTTATTAGCTCGCATTTTACGTAGACAAGGTATTGGTTTAATACCTAATCCATTACgtcgtttatttattcaattaattagtagcatcaaacaaaatgaaatttatcaacGTCGTGCTATAcgtttattatttctattatgtCCAATACGTTTAGTTCAACAAATTATTAAACCATTATTTGAATTAATGGCTACAGTTGCAAATGAACCAGATTGTGAAGTAGATGAAACTAGTTTAGCTGTATTATTTTCACCGATATTCTTTCTTGATCGTTCAACCACTACACCAATTTCATTAGCTAATCCATTACCAATACATGTATTAAATTTATGTGTTCAATTAGCACGGGATGAATTAAAAACTAATTTGTCTGTTACAAGATTATTTCAAGTTCCTTCATTATTTTTACATGATTGCACAAGAAATTTAATTTTACATCAA ACATCAGACAGTCCTGCATTGTGTTGTAGTCTTAAATATTGTGTTACTATGACACCAAGTCCACGTTCACAAGGCAAGAAATCGAATGAATCATTAACAAAATCGGACACATCTACCATGAGTACAAAATCAAATAATCCCATAGTAAGTAGATTGTGTTGttactttatttttaaa GTTAATTTAACAGCCGCATTCTTAGCTAAAAGACCACGTGCTCATTCTCCAGTTTGTGGTAACTCAAAGGATTGTGTCACTCCATTAGTTAAAAATGTAAGTCAA ACTTTACACGGTCCAACACTTGATTTCCGAATACGTCGTACACCTACACATACTGTTTTACGTAATCAAAATGTAAATATGATTCGTTCTCCTGTATCAGCAATTTATAGTCATTCAAATGGAAAATCATCTAAATCAGAAAATCAAATGATATATCTGTAG
- a CDS encoding hypothetical protein (EggNog:ENOG41COG2340~COG:S), which yields MSKQSPELFKQQRQQQSHITFNHSKHHKDKLDDTDSGFLSRATSIEKLSNNSVHDTISTVLSIDSLQSSVNEHDADKRQQSQRRSSSGQKLAKLLNVFTPCRNRIARRSRSFGDINKTLKSNHKFNWKFNTCSSQLKVVVPTNAPLVTSRTTLSICRKHDDILNESIQHDDNNININNNNDSPSSSSIFFNSNCSYSTQLDIFIAEPNQDLYEFRRRYPSQFLALVTNYLGFLVFTSDELDQIREILIKDAKQSQTTTLISSTTSTTTVKTDLATNKSEVNDNNNSSNSNNTNESNSKTQYTPRKMLSRLREQKQNVSKENEINHWYTVVNAILRFMLRNKNYKHRFIFRRPGNQSNVNNLEKILFHQHGLSSTSFSSSNSTSSNSLEKSNSAKQYESQFTTEMNNIDRILHEHDPSVIACLLARILRRQGIGLIPNPLRRLFIQLISSIKQNEIYQRRAIRLLFLLCPIRLVQQIIKPLFELMATVANEPDCEVDETSLAVLFSPIFFLDRSTTTPISLANPLPIHVLNLCVQLARDELKTNLSVTRLFQVPSLFLHDCTRNLILHQTSDSPALCCSLKYCVTMTPSPRSQGKKSNESLTKSDTSTMSTKSNNPIVNLTAAFLAKRPRAHSPVCGNSKDCVTPLVKNTLHGPTLDFRIRRTPTHTVLRNQNVNMIRSPVSAIYSHSNGKSSKSENQMIYL from the exons ATGTCTAAACAATCACCAGAATTATTtaaacaacaacgacaacaacaatcTCATATCACATTTAATCACAGTAAACATCATAAAGATAAATTAGACGATACTGATTCGGGATTTTTAAGTAGAGCTACAAGTATtgaaaaattatcaaataatagTGTACATGATACAATTTCTACTGTACTTTCTATTGATTCATTACAGTCATCAGTTAATGAACATGATGCCGACAAACGACAACAATCACAACGCAGAAGTTCATCAGGACAAAAATTAGCTAAATTATTGAATGTTTTTACACCATGTCGAAATCGTATTGCACGACGGAGTAGATCATTTGGtgatataaataaaactttaaaatCTAATCATAAATTTAACTGGAAATTTAACACTTGTTCATCACAATTGAAG GTTGTTGTACCCACAAATGCTCCATTGGTGACATCACGTACCACATTATCAATTTGCAGAAAACATGATGATATATTAAATGAATCAATACaacatgatgataataatattaatattaacaataataatgattcacCATCATCCTCCTCCATATTTTTCAATTCCAATTGTTCTTATTCTACACAATTAGATATCTTCATTGCTGAACCAAATCAAGATTTGTATGAATTCCGTAGACGTTATCCATCGCAATTTTTAGCATTAGTTACAAATTATTTAGGCTTTTTAGTATTCACTTCAGATGAATTAGATCAAATTCGtgaaattttaataaaagatGCTAAACAATCACAAACTACAACGTtaatatcatcaacaacatcgacGACAACAGTTAAGACAGATTTGGCAACTAATAAGTCCGaagtcaatgataataataatagtagtaatagtaataatacaaaCGAAAGCAATAGTAAGACACAATATACACCAAGAAAAATGTTGAGTCGATTACgtgaacaaaaacaaaatg TTTCCAAAGAGAATGAAATTAATCATTGGTATACAGTGGTCAATGCAATTTTACGATTTATGCttagaaataaaaatt ACAAACATCGATTTATTTTTCGACGTCCTGGAAATCAATCAAATGtgaataatttagaaaaaattttatttcatcaacATGGACTCTCATCTACTTCATTTTCATCTTCCAACAGTACGTCATCaaattcattagaaaaatcCAATTCAGCTAAACAATATGAAAGTCAGTTTACAactgaaatgaataatattgatcGAATACTACATGAACATGATCCATCAGTAATTGCTTGTTTATTAGCTCGCATTTTACGTAGACAAGGTATTGGTTTAATACCTAATCCATTACgtcgtttatttattcaattaattagtagcatcaaacaaaatgaaatttatcaacGTCGTGCTATAcgtttattatttctattatgtCCAATACGTTTAGTTCAACAAATTATTAAACCATTATTTGAATTAATGGCTACAGTTGCAAATGAACCAGATTGTGAAGTAGATGAAACTAGTTTAGCTGTATTATTTTCACCGATATTCTTTCTTGATCGTTCAACCACTACACCAATTTCATTAGCTAATCCATTACCAATACATGTATTAAATTTATGTGTTCAATTAGCACGGGATGAATTAAAAACTAATTTGTCTGTTACAAGATTATTTCAAGTTCCTTCATTATTTTTACATGATTGCACAAGAAATTTAATTTTACATCAA ACATCAGACAGTCCTGCATTGTGTTGTAGTCTTAAATATTGTGTTACTATGACACCAAGTCCACGTTCACAAGGCAAGAAATCGAATGAATCATTAACAAAATCGGACACATCTACCATGAGTACAAAATCAAATAATCCCATA GTTAATTTAACAGCCGCATTCTTAGCTAAAAGACCACGTGCTCATTCTCCAGTTTGTGGTAACTCAAAGGATTGTGTCACTCCATTAGTTAAAAAT ACTTTACACGGTCCAACACTTGATTTCCGAATACGTCGTACACCTACACATACTGTTTTACGTAATCAAAATGTAAATATGATTCGTTCTCCTGTATCAGCAATTTATAGTCATTCAAATGGAAAATCATCTAAATCAGAAAATCAAATGATATATCTGTAG